The Oryctolagus cuniculus chromosome 13, mOryCun1.1, whole genome shotgun sequence sequence ATGCCGGGCCATGCCGGGCCTGTGCCAGGGTGGCAGCTACCTCAACACCGTGGGCTCCTTCGAGTGCTGCTGCCCGGCTGGACACCGGCTGGACGACGGTGGCACCACATGTGAAGGTGGGCGGCAGCTCAGCGCGGCGGGGGCTCACCTCCACCACGGTGATCCAGGCTCCATTAACCCTCTGTGTCTTTGCAGATCTGGACGAATGCCTCAGCCGGCCGGGCCCTTACACCGGCGGCGACTGAGCCAACATGTGAGCTTCATGTGCCTCTGTCCCCACAGCTTTGCCAGCAGCCTGGACGGCAGCCGCTGCCAGGGTGAGTGGGGCTGAGGTGGCTGGAGCCACGTCCCTGTCCCATCCAGGCCTCTAGGCCCCTCTAGACCTCCAATTTCCACGATTTGGCCTTCCTGGACCCCCGTTTCCATCCCTTCTGACATGCTGGCTCCCTACCCATCAGCCTCTGCACTGTCGTGAACCCCATGGGGGAG is a genomic window containing:
- the LOC103350903 gene encoding fibulin-1 → MLHSHTPAAVASSPTSTPRPARMWTSAGPCRAMPGLCQGGSYLNTVGSFECCCPAGHRLDDGGTTCEDLDECLSRPGPYTGGD